A single genomic interval of Chitinophaga sp. 180180018-3 harbors:
- a CDS encoding SusC/RagA family TonB-linked outer membrane protein has product MKYRLSVNIIFTCALLVLSILPVCLQAQHASAVLRGRVVDQYNKPLPGIAVNSQSGRNGTSTNDKGEYTLLVDDNSERLTFQARGYVRQSVKIAGEELPVVVLQPDVHQQEEVVQLGYSSQLRKEVTGAVATVSGEVLERSPVANLTQTLPGRLPGLTTLEVSSELSRSTTNLYIRGLSSGRNNGPLVVIDGIPTPYHSNETLEYISASEIESISILKDASTEALYGIQGASGVMVITTKKGTKGKLRVNVRMDQSFQQVSTKPTMYSSADYAMMRNQAAVNDGLGDHYLFSQKQIDGFKSGSDRNAYPNNNWYDRYFNEMASMQRVAVNLSAGSDRVLFFSNINVMHQGGQFNTDQPKYNPNANNIWVNYRSNLDITLNKYIKGFLRLGGNVKRERTPGPGNAAVYGSMFLLPPTMYGPLTPPVTDPSSGKITDPGGQVITTDKVSDPTFGMLNRTGYYRHTVTNIYSQVGLNVDLSFLTKGLSLLGTFAYQTNSVGSLGTTQDYERYVNTGTDGALQFVKKGSNNNIPLGYSKSALYYYHLTYNAMLNYKREFNRHNISALGYMFYQNLSTADVTPPGLLPYNRVNSGAEVAYNYDNRYFLKLDAGYSGSEQYPRANRYVATPAVSAGWNITNEHFMENLHWLSLLKLRASWGQTGNDQTGLDRYAYLDNVSVNGGGPIGYLQYVIHENKLGNPDIRAEISTKQNAGIDIGLFNAITISADLFKERMTNMVVASGDAIPSYVGIPATTFPGTNSGVFENKGFEVALNFAKSLNRDVDISLGGQLSYQKNMVISANEAIRSADYAYRKRKEGFSVGQEFGYLVDYSKGNGFFNSADEITQSGLTYKGMAAVRAGDLRYKDLNGDHVIDDRDKAPVGNGMLPRSVYAISGGVRYKAFNLNFLFQGIGSFSSIYSGPGVTETDYDGVFGALHANAWTPERYSQHLPISYPALSLAKTVNQESNDFFSYNRSYLRLKNVEIVYTLPSFIAKRITADYIKIIASGQNLITWDHMKSHDFGPEGSGFTGFPVYKVYNIGISVGF; this is encoded by the coding sequence ATGAAATACAGACTATCTGTCAACATAATATTTACATGCGCCCTGCTGGTACTGAGCATCCTGCCTGTGTGCCTGCAAGCTCAGCATGCATCTGCCGTTCTGAGAGGCAGGGTAGTGGATCAGTATAATAAGCCCCTGCCTGGAATTGCCGTCAATTCCCAAAGTGGCAGGAACGGTACTTCCACGAATGATAAAGGAGAGTATACGTTACTGGTAGATGACAACAGCGAACGGCTTACTTTCCAGGCCCGGGGCTATGTCAGGCAATCCGTTAAAATTGCAGGAGAAGAGCTTCCTGTGGTAGTATTACAGCCGGATGTACATCAGCAGGAAGAAGTGGTGCAGCTGGGCTATAGCAGCCAGCTGAGAAAAGAAGTGACCGGCGCTGTTGCCACCGTAAGTGGCGAGGTGCTGGAACGCTCACCAGTAGCTAACCTGACGCAAACATTGCCCGGAAGGCTACCCGGACTAACTACCCTCGAGGTATCTTCAGAACTCTCCCGATCTACTACTAACCTGTATATAAGAGGATTATCATCCGGCCGCAACAACGGCCCGCTCGTTGTTATAGATGGTATTCCTACACCTTATCACAGCAATGAAACACTGGAATACATTTCTGCCAGCGAAATTGAATCCATTTCTATACTGAAAGATGCCTCTACGGAAGCCTTGTATGGTATACAGGGCGCCAGCGGCGTGATGGTAATAACTACAAAAAAAGGTACCAAAGGGAAGCTGAGAGTAAATGTCAGGATGGATCAATCATTCCAGCAGGTGAGTACCAAACCTACCATGTACAGTTCCGCCGATTATGCGATGATGCGCAACCAGGCCGCTGTTAACGATGGGCTGGGAGATCATTATCTCTTCTCCCAAAAACAAATCGATGGCTTTAAATCCGGCAGCGACAGAAACGCATATCCCAACAACAACTGGTACGATCGCTATTTTAATGAGATGGCTTCCATGCAAAGGGTAGCAGTTAACCTGTCGGCCGGAAGTGACCGGGTACTGTTCTTTTCCAACATCAACGTCATGCATCAGGGAGGTCAGTTCAATACAGACCAGCCAAAGTATAACCCCAATGCCAACAACATCTGGGTAAATTACCGTAGTAATCTCGATATCACTCTTAATAAATACATCAAAGGATTCCTTCGTTTAGGCGGTAACGTTAAAAGAGAACGCACGCCAGGTCCGGGTAATGCCGCGGTATATGGCAGCATGTTCCTGCTGCCGCCTACTATGTATGGCCCGCTGACTCCCCCGGTAACCGATCCGTCGTCAGGAAAAATTACCGATCCGGGTGGTCAGGTGATTACTACCGATAAAGTAAGCGATCCCACTTTCGGTATGTTGAACCGCACCGGGTATTATCGTCATACTGTTACTAATATCTACTCACAGGTAGGGCTAAACGTAGATCTCAGCTTCTTGACAAAAGGACTTAGCCTGCTGGGTACATTTGCTTATCAAACCAATTCTGTAGGTAGCCTCGGTACCACGCAGGATTATGAGCGATATGTGAATACAGGCACTGATGGCGCATTACAGTTCGTAAAGAAAGGTTCAAACAATAATATACCCCTGGGTTATAGCAAAAGCGCCCTTTATTATTACCATCTCACTTACAACGCCATGCTTAATTATAAGCGTGAGTTCAACCGTCATAACATCAGCGCCCTGGGCTATATGTTCTATCAGAACCTGAGTACCGCAGATGTTACGCCTCCCGGCCTCTTGCCCTACAACAGGGTGAACTCCGGTGCAGAAGTGGCTTACAACTATGATAACCGCTATTTCCTGAAACTGGATGCAGGCTATTCCGGATCCGAACAGTATCCCCGTGCTAACCGTTATGTAGCTACGCCGGCAGTATCAGCAGGATGGAACATCACGAACGAGCACTTCATGGAAAACCTGCATTGGTTAAGTCTGCTGAAATTACGGGCTTCCTGGGGCCAGACCGGCAACGACCAAACCGGCCTCGATCGCTATGCCTACCTCGATAATGTGAGCGTTAACGGCGGCGGGCCAATAGGCTACCTGCAATATGTTATACACGAAAATAAACTCGGTAACCCCGATATCCGCGCGGAAATTTCTACCAAACAAAACGCTGGTATCGATATCGGACTCTTTAACGCTATCACCATTTCGGCGGATCTCTTCAAAGAACGTATGACTAACATGGTGGTAGCTTCCGGCGATGCGATACCTTCTTATGTGGGAATACCCGCCACCACATTCCCGGGTACCAATTCCGGGGTGTTCGAAAACAAAGGATTCGAAGTGGCGCTGAACTTTGCAAAGAGCCTTAACCGCGATGTAGATATTTCCCTGGGTGGCCAGCTGAGCTACCAGAAGAATATGGTGATCAGCGCCAACGAAGCTATCAGATCCGCAGATTACGCTTATCGTAAACGTAAAGAGGGCTTTTCTGTAGGGCAGGAATTTGGTTACCTGGTAGATTACAGTAAAGGCAACGGATTCTTCAACTCCGCCGATGAAATTACCCAGAGCGGACTTACCTACAAGGGTATGGCTGCAGTAAGGGCAGGGGATCTGAGATATAAGGATCTGAACGGCGACCATGTTATCGACGACCGGGATAAGGCCCCTGTCGGTAACGGAATGCTGCCGCGCAGCGTGTACGCTATCAGTGGAGGCGTGCGCTATAAGGCTTTCAACCTCAACTTCCTGTTCCAGGGTATTGGAAGTTTCTCTTCCATTTATAGTGGTCCCGGTGTAACTGAAACTGACTATGATGGCGTATTCGGCGCACTGCACGCAAATGCCTGGACGCCCGAAAGATACAGCCAGCACCTGCCAATCAGCTACCCTGCACTGTCGCTCGCAAAAACCGTTAATCAGGAAAGCAACGATTTCTTTAGCTATAACCGCTCGTATCTCCGGTTGAAGAATGTAGAAATCGTATATACGTTACCGTCATTCATAGCAAAACGTATCACGGCAGATTATATTAAAATAATCGCCAGCGGCCAGAATCTCATCACCTGGGATCATATGAAATCGCACGACTTTGGTCCGGAAGGTAGCGGCTTTACAGGCTTCCCTGTTTATAAAGTCTATAATATCGGTATCAGTGTTGGTTTTTAA
- a CDS encoding RagB/SusD family nutrient uptake outer membrane protein: protein MKTIYIYCILVLLLATGACKKALDSAPDGKISINDVFADSVKVGDFLNTCYNNLPAKGVRYFFWSRGPVEWSDEAWDTDAEAEPWIMSGRMYNGDASAGSNPINDISSDMGNGDYWGRYWNSIRNCALFISRIDTAKVGSDRTRKRWKAEARLLRAFYYAELLKWFGASLPIERTVYNFTDDFSKLKKESYYNVVKFIMEDCDAALATDELPWRITTNAEGGRVNKALAEALKSRMILFAASPLYNDGQNHWDEAYTINKTSLANLRAQGFALYNKVNLPQTYLSDDAYLGPNKEVHTALYNEYFTQTMAYSANPIDKETLYQSRDGQGNIWDIDGIGAQDGYKAGTCPTQELVDAYETADGQPVLDMDKPYLDEKHTQPNYNKANTLYDPNKPYDNRDPRFYASIYYNGSRRKAWWGFSEVKESYENYPAPAGNRARVIATYVGEPQTGISGSVRKATRTGYFERKFLHPNSGNDNPIGGANYKYFRLGEVILNFAEAAAEDGKLDEAAAAVNEIRARVGMPPLPPLSKENLIKRIHSERRVELAMEEHRFFDVRRWSSPSGDLSQTDKWVTAMEITRNADGTYAYKRRVVRDNERRNYTNKFLVMPIPLAEANRLLSITGANWQNPGW from the coding sequence ATGAAAACGATCTACATATATTGTATACTGGTACTGCTGCTGGCTACTGGCGCCTGTAAAAAGGCCCTGGATAGTGCTCCCGATGGCAAGATCTCGATTAACGATGTTTTTGCAGACAGTGTTAAAGTAGGTGATTTCTTAAATACCTGTTATAATAACCTGCCTGCAAAAGGTGTACGCTACTTTTTCTGGAGCCGAGGTCCCGTGGAGTGGAGCGATGAGGCATGGGACACCGATGCGGAAGCGGAACCCTGGATCATGTCAGGCCGTATGTACAATGGCGATGCTTCTGCAGGAAGCAATCCTATTAACGATATCAGCAGCGACATGGGCAACGGCGATTACTGGGGCCGCTACTGGAACTCTATACGCAACTGCGCATTATTCATTAGCCGCATCGATACTGCTAAGGTAGGCTCGGACAGAACCCGCAAACGCTGGAAAGCAGAGGCCCGCCTCCTGAGAGCATTCTATTATGCAGAACTGCTCAAGTGGTTTGGGGCGTCGCTCCCTATTGAAAGAACGGTGTATAATTTCACGGACGACTTCTCCAAGCTGAAAAAAGAAAGCTACTACAACGTGGTAAAGTTCATTATGGAAGACTGCGACGCTGCCCTGGCAACGGATGAACTGCCCTGGCGTATTACCACCAATGCTGAAGGTGGCCGGGTGAACAAAGCCCTGGCTGAAGCGCTCAAATCGAGAATGATCCTTTTCGCTGCCAGTCCGCTTTATAACGACGGACAGAATCACTGGGATGAAGCATATACCATCAATAAAACATCGCTGGCCAACCTGAGAGCACAAGGCTTTGCGCTCTATAACAAAGTAAATCTTCCGCAAACTTATTTGTCGGACGATGCTTATCTGGGGCCAAATAAAGAGGTACACACCGCCCTCTATAACGAGTATTTCACGCAAACAATGGCGTATTCTGCCAATCCCATAGATAAGGAAACGCTTTATCAGAGCCGCGACGGACAAGGGAATATATGGGATATCGATGGCATTGGCGCACAGGATGGCTATAAAGCCGGTACCTGCCCGACGCAGGAGCTGGTGGATGCTTATGAAACCGCAGATGGACAGCCGGTACTGGACATGGATAAACCTTACCTCGATGAAAAGCATACACAGCCCAATTATAACAAAGCAAATACGCTTTATGACCCTAACAAGCCATACGATAATCGTGACCCCCGTTTTTATGCGTCCATTTATTACAATGGGTCCAGAAGAAAGGCCTGGTGGGGATTTTCAGAGGTGAAAGAGTCGTACGAAAACTATCCGGCTCCTGCAGGCAACCGCGCACGTGTGATAGCCACCTATGTAGGAGAGCCACAGACAGGTATTTCCGGCTCTGTGAGAAAGGCCACCCGCACCGGTTATTTCGAACGAAAATTCCTGCATCCCAATTCCGGCAACGACAATCCCATAGGCGGTGCTAATTACAAATACTTCCGCCTCGGTGAGGTGATACTCAATTTCGCAGAAGCCGCTGCTGAAGATGGAAAACTGGATGAAGCTGCTGCCGCTGTGAATGAAATCCGCGCCAGAGTTGGAATGCCGCCGCTGCCGCCACTTTCAAAGGAGAACCTGATAAAGCGTATCCACAGCGAACGTCGAGTGGAACTGGCGATGGAAGAACACCGCTTCTTTGATGTAAGACGCTGGTCTTCGCCTTCCGGCGACCTTTCCCAGACGGACAAGTGGGTAACCGCTATGGAAATTACCCGCAACGCTGATGGCACGTATGCGTATAAACGCCGTGTTGTGAGAGACAATGAACGGAGGAACTACACCAATAAATTCCTCGTTATGCCCATTCCACTGGCAGAGGCGAACCGTTTGTTGTCTATCACCGGCGCTAACTGGCAGAACCCCGGTTGGTAA
- a CDS encoding TonB-dependent receptor, whose amino-acid sequence MRNMCKQHWAMLCLFLAAVCCSWPSLAQVRINVTGTVVDSTGTIPLPGVTVKVDGAATGSQTDAKGKFSLNASPDAILVFTYIGYNRKVVAVGGRTNLYVPLSATNEKLNEVVVVGYGQQKKVSVTGAVAAVGPKELKQSSSANIANALAGRLPGLTSIQSAGGQPGRDDATMYLRGAGTVNGKSPLILIDDVPRDNLRTIDPNEVASISILKDASATAVYGVRGANGVILITTRRGQPGRAELNVTADQSFSAFTREPERLHSLEYMALRNEASANDNMPLPFPKEIMDKYANPLAGLDPKDPDYAQKAKVREYMYPDHDYYREFAKRFAPQTRVNMNLSGGTDKVSYFANAGFLHQGGNIKTESPSQLGYNPTFKMDRYSFRTNLDYRITSSLKAFLNIGSYIEKVNMPSAGTYPGSSTDWMMSDIIYQAQTILPITPGPTTIAGFGVPEGKVVDPGYLDRSAFEVINRQGYRKEVRSNLNSTLGLQWDLSSLVTRGLSLKGMISYDSRATTAMQGYKTEQLYTALINYATDELSYTLKRANDGRISLVKGADSRYNINMQGSILYNRTFGGKHAVGGLILAQRDYWETTGGDIPFNVIGLSGRATYAYDNRYLVEFNFGYNGSEQFAPTKRFGFFPAVSAGWVASNEAFLKGNNVITNLKLRASYGKVGNDKLGTSDRFLYLSDITVGGGPLPSLGGGINQGLLANPRITWETAKKQNYGIDLELFGDLGITFDYFLENRSDILYSRGTVPQLQGVPLNNIPKLNLGVVDNKGFEIELNYHKNITKDFQVMFKGNFGYNHNVVKFLDEPINSDKYAYRYRNTGYSIGQSWGYKIDYSNGNGYFNSKEELDKFLSHTTYGFGTPRVGDFIYKDLNGDGVIDDKDLAPIKYSSIPGIIYGAGLNLGYKAFEFSIFFQGVGQYSSNYANQGVYENIKQGTYFDYHEHAWTAERYAKGEKITYPALSTGTTTNHQANDFFIMDRSFVRLKNLELAYNIPPSLLKQAAIKGIRVYVGGQNLFTWDKLKMGHLDPETNNSIGYTVTKMFSFGLNATF is encoded by the coding sequence ATGAGAAACATGTGTAAACAACACTGGGCAATGCTATGCTTGTTCCTGGCAGCAGTCTGTTGTTCCTGGCCATCACTGGCACAAGTCAGGATCAATGTTACAGGAACTGTGGTAGATTCCACCGGTACCATACCCCTGCCAGGGGTAACCGTTAAAGTAGACGGCGCTGCCACCGGCTCCCAAACCGATGCAAAAGGTAAGTTCTCTCTTAATGCTTCGCCGGATGCCATTCTTGTATTCACCTACATCGGCTACAACCGCAAGGTAGTAGCGGTAGGTGGCCGAACCAATCTTTATGTACCACTGTCAGCCACCAACGAGAAACTGAATGAAGTAGTGGTGGTAGGTTACGGACAACAGAAGAAAGTATCCGTTACCGGCGCCGTTGCTGCTGTTGGCCCGAAGGAGCTGAAACAAAGCTCCTCCGCCAATATCGCCAACGCGCTGGCCGGGCGTTTGCCAGGTCTTACCTCCATCCAGTCGGCCGGCGGCCAGCCTGGTCGCGATGATGCTACCATGTACCTGCGTGGCGCCGGTACTGTTAATGGGAAAAGCCCGCTGATCCTTATCGACGATGTGCCCCGCGATAACCTGCGTACCATCGATCCAAACGAAGTGGCTTCTATCTCCATTCTTAAAGATGCCTCTGCTACCGCCGTTTACGGGGTAAGAGGCGCCAACGGCGTTATCCTGATCACCACCCGCCGGGGACAACCAGGCCGCGCTGAACTCAATGTTACTGCCGATCAGAGCTTCTCCGCATTTACCCGGGAACCCGAACGCCTGCACTCCCTCGAGTACATGGCTCTGCGTAATGAAGCTTCCGCTAACGATAATATGCCCCTGCCTTTTCCTAAGGAGATAATGGATAAATACGCCAACCCGTTGGCCGGACTGGATCCTAAAGATCCTGATTACGCACAGAAAGCAAAGGTGAGAGAATATATGTACCCTGATCACGACTACTACCGTGAATTCGCCAAAAGATTCGCGCCGCAGACCAGGGTGAACATGAACCTCTCCGGCGGAACCGATAAGGTATCTTATTTTGCCAATGCTGGTTTCCTGCACCAGGGTGGTAATATCAAAACAGAGTCACCTTCACAGCTGGGATACAATCCCACCTTTAAAATGGACCGGTACAGCTTCCGCACCAATCTCGATTACAGGATTACTTCTTCACTGAAAGCATTCCTGAACATCGGTTCCTATATCGAAAAAGTGAATATGCCTTCCGCTGGTACTTACCCCGGATCGTCCACCGACTGGATGATGTCCGACATCATTTATCAGGCCCAGACCATTTTGCCTATTACCCCAGGTCCTACTACCATCGCAGGATTCGGTGTACCGGAAGGAAAGGTCGTAGATCCGGGTTATCTGGACCGGTCGGCGTTCGAAGTCATAAACCGCCAGGGATACCGTAAGGAAGTACGTTCCAACCTTAACAGCACGCTTGGGTTACAATGGGATCTTAGCAGCCTTGTTACCCGCGGCCTGAGCCTGAAGGGAATGATCTCCTACGATTCCAGGGCTACTACCGCCATGCAGGGATATAAAACAGAACAATTGTACACCGCACTTATTAATTATGCTACCGACGAGCTAAGTTACACGCTGAAACGTGCCAACGATGGCCGCATATCCCTGGTTAAAGGAGCGGACTCACGCTACAATATCAATATGCAGGGAAGCATCCTCTACAACCGGACGTTTGGCGGCAAACACGCTGTAGGCGGCCTGATACTGGCGCAACGCGATTACTGGGAAACCACGGGAGGCGACATTCCGTTCAATGTAATCGGTCTTTCCGGCAGGGCCACCTATGCGTATGATAACCGTTATTTGGTGGAATTCAATTTCGGTTATAATGGCTCTGAACAATTTGCTCCCACTAAACGATTTGGCTTTTTCCCCGCGGTGTCCGCAGGCTGGGTTGCCAGCAATGAAGCCTTCCTGAAAGGTAACAACGTGATCACCAATCTGAAACTGCGTGCCTCTTACGGTAAAGTAGGTAACGATAAACTGGGCACCTCAGACCGTTTCCTTTATTTAAGTGACATCACCGTAGGCGGCGGCCCGTTGCCAAGCCTGGGTGGTGGTATCAATCAGGGTTTGCTGGCTAACCCCAGGATTACCTGGGAAACTGCTAAAAAACAAAACTATGGTATCGACCTGGAGCTATTCGGCGACCTGGGAATTACTTTCGATTATTTCCTGGAAAACCGCTCCGATATCCTGTACAGTCGTGGAACCGTACCTCAGCTACAGGGGGTGCCGCTTAATAATATTCCTAAGCTAAACCTCGGTGTGGTTGATAATAAGGGATTTGAAATAGAACTGAATTATCATAAGAATATCACCAAAGATTTCCAGGTAATGTTCAAGGGCAACTTCGGATATAATCATAATGTCGTGAAATTCCTCGACGAACCCATCAACAGCGATAAATACGCCTATCGCTACCGCAATACTGGTTACTCGATCGGACAGTCATGGGGATATAAAATAGACTATAGTAACGGTAACGGTTACTTTAATTCAAAAGAAGAGCTCGACAAGTTCCTCTCACATACAACTTATGGTTTCGGAACACCTAGAGTAGGCGATTTTATTTATAAAGACCTGAACGGCGACGGCGTGATAGACGACAAAGACCTGGCGCCAATCAAATACAGTAGCATACCAGGTATTATTTATGGCGCGGGCCTGAACCTCGGCTACAAGGCTTTCGAATTCAGCATCTTCTTCCAGGGCGTAGGTCAGTATTCATCGAACTATGCGAACCAGGGAGTATACGAGAATATCAAGCAGGGAACGTACTTCGACTATCACGAGCATGCGTGGACGGCAGAGCGGTATGCAAAAGGAGAGAAGATCACTTATCCTGCGCTGAGCACCGGTACCACTACCAACCACCAGGCCAATGATTTCTTTATCATGGACCGGTCGTTTGTACGCCTGAAAAACCTGGAGCTGGCATATAATATTCCGCCCTCATTGCTGAAACAGGCTGCTATAAAGGGCATTCGGGTATACGTAGGAGGCCAGAACCTTTTCACCTGGGATAAGTTGAAGATGGGGCACCTTGATCCGGAAACCAATAACTCTATCGGCTATACGGTAACCAAGATGTTCAGCTTCGGACTAAACGCTACTTTCTGA
- a CDS encoding excinuclease ABC subunit UvrA: MGKRDMIIVKGARENNLKNIDVSIPKRQITVLTGVSGSGKSSLVFDTIAAEAQRQLNETFSSFIRHRLPHYGQPEADLLENLSPAIIVDQKQIRGNARSTVGTTTDIASLLRLLFSRIGRPFVGYSHVFSFNHPEGMCPVCNGIGSVTTVDINKLFDRNKSLNEGAIRFPAFGPGTALWKRYVMSGYFDNNKPLKQYSYNEWQLLLYSEEIKPANPAPGWWPSAKYEGVIPRFTKRFLDKEPEEDKKTLQAALKQVVTRGECATCSGTRLNEKVRSCRINERNIADYAILQISDLIHEIESITDPLAVTMVAAIRERLTHMINIGLGYLSLSRETATLSGGESQRVKMVRHLGSSLSDMLYIFDEPSTGLHARDVHQLNELMQQLRDKGNTVLVVEHDPDVITIADHIIDMGPGAGKHGGEIVFQGSVKGLIQSATLTGACLRKQLPVNRPVRKASGFLEIRGAVLHNLRDVDIDIPTGVLTVVTGVAGSGKSSLINGVLPRLYPETVCINQNAIPGSVRSNPATYTGMADAIRQLFARSNKVNAGMFTFNGAGACPACKGLGVTYTDLAFMDAMASTCEVCHGKRFTEEVLQYRLRGKNIDEVFKLNVEEALSFFEETDINNTLQRLHETGLDYLTLGQPLDSLSGGERQRIKLATELGNSGSIYVLDEPTTGLHLSDVDRLIGLLNKLVDGGSTVIAIEHNLDVISVADWIIDMGPGAGRDGGKVVFAGTPAGILNCEHSQTGIYLKKYIRQKS; this comes from the coding sequence ATGGGAAAACGAGATATGATCATTGTTAAAGGCGCCAGAGAGAATAACCTTAAAAATATTGATGTCAGCATACCAAAGAGGCAGATCACCGTGTTAACGGGCGTGTCCGGATCGGGGAAATCATCGCTCGTGTTTGATACGATTGCCGCGGAGGCACAACGCCAGCTGAACGAAACTTTCAGTAGCTTCATCCGTCACAGATTGCCTCATTACGGGCAGCCCGAGGCAGACCTGCTGGAAAACCTGAGCCCTGCTATTATTGTTGATCAGAAACAGATACGTGGAAATGCCCGCTCTACGGTAGGTACCACTACCGATATTGCATCGTTGCTGCGACTGCTGTTTTCCCGTATAGGCAGGCCTTTTGTCGGATACTCACATGTATTCTCCTTTAATCATCCGGAAGGTATGTGTCCTGTTTGTAATGGCATAGGCTCAGTAACTACCGTCGATATCAACAAATTGTTCGACCGGAATAAATCGCTGAATGAAGGCGCCATCCGTTTCCCCGCTTTCGGTCCCGGTACCGCATTGTGGAAACGGTACGTCATGTCGGGCTATTTCGATAACAATAAACCACTGAAACAGTATTCTTACAATGAGTGGCAGCTGTTACTTTATTCGGAGGAGATCAAACCCGCTAATCCGGCGCCCGGATGGTGGCCTTCTGCTAAATACGAAGGTGTTATTCCGCGTTTTACTAAACGCTTCCTGGATAAGGAGCCGGAAGAAGATAAGAAAACACTGCAGGCAGCCCTGAAACAGGTGGTGACCAGAGGTGAATGTGCTACATGCAGCGGCACCCGGCTAAATGAAAAAGTGAGGAGTTGTCGCATCAACGAACGAAATATCGCCGATTATGCCATCTTGCAAATCAGCGATCTTATTCACGAAATAGAAAGCATCACTGATCCTCTGGCAGTAACCATGGTAGCGGCCATCAGGGAAAGGCTGACCCACATGATTAATATCGGCCTCGGATACCTCAGCCTCAGCAGGGAAACTGCTACACTCTCCGGCGGAGAATCGCAACGCGTGAAAATGGTGCGCCACCTCGGTAGCAGCCTCTCCGATATGCTCTATATTTTCGACGAACCAAGCACCGGTCTGCATGCCCGCGATGTTCACCAACTCAATGAGCTCATGCAACAACTCCGGGACAAAGGAAATACAGTACTCGTTGTAGAACACGACCCGGATGTGATTACCATCGCAGACCATATTATCGACATGGGGCCGGGAGCAGGTAAACACGGCGGCGAAATAGTATTCCAGGGCTCAGTAAAAGGACTGATACAATCAGCCACCCTTACTGGCGCCTGCTTACGCAAGCAACTACCGGTCAACCGCCCTGTCAGAAAGGCTTCCGGCTTCCTCGAAATCAGGGGCGCCGTTCTGCACAACCTCCGTGACGTGGATATCGATATCCCCACCGGCGTGCTGACGGTGGTAACCGGTGTAGCCGGCTCCGGAAAGAGCAGCCTGATTAACGGCGTTTTGCCTCGCCTGTACCCCGAAACGGTTTGCATCAACCAGAATGCTATCCCGGGTTCGGTACGGTCTAACCCCGCCACCTATACCGGAATGGCTGATGCGATCCGCCAGCTGTTTGCCCGCAGCAATAAAGTAAACGCGGGCATGTTTACCTTTAACGGCGCCGGCGCATGCCCCGCCTGTAAAGGACTGGGCGTCACCTACACCGATCTGGCATTTATGGATGCTATGGCAAGTACCTGCGAAGTATGCCATGGCAAACGTTTTACAGAAGAGGTACTGCAATATAGACTCAGAGGAAAGAACATCGACGAAGTATTCAAACTGAATGTAGAAGAAGCCCTGAGCTTTTTTGAGGAAACAGACATCAATAATACACTGCAACGGCTACACGAAACCGGGCTGGATTACCTCACCCTCGGGCAACCACTGGATTCACTTTCCGGCGGAGAACGTCAACGTATCAAACTGGCAACAGAGCTGGGGAATAGCGGCAGCATTTATGTGCTCGACGAACCTACCACCGGACTTCACCTCTCGGACGTCGACCGCCTGATTGGCCTGCTGAACAAACTGGTGGATGGCGGCAGTACGGTCATCGCTATTGAGCATAACCTGGATGTGATCAGTGTGGCCGACTGGATCATCGACATGGGGCCGGGCGCCGGCCGCGATGGCGGCAAGGTGGTGTTTGCAGGCACTCCTGCCGGAATACTCAACTGTGAACACTCACAAACAGGCATCTATCTGAAAAAATATATCCGGCAAAAATCGTAA
- a CDS encoding MarR family transcriptional regulator has protein sequence MPKPPVADQFEQAYTDLQCLIIAQVNKFSSEKLSATQYLILDAIIRNGHTSTGDLARQFRISPPAVSRHIKKLMEDGLIVQKRDETDRRIYYNAVTAKAVKLVSQAKKMRKTMSLQIQQVLSEKDCREFVRICRLITEKIEIT, from the coding sequence ATGCCGAAGCCACCAGTAGCAGATCAGTTCGAACAGGCTTATACAGATCTGCAATGTTTAATTATAGCGCAGGTCAATAAATTCAGTTCGGAGAAACTGAGTGCCACGCAATACCTGATTCTGGATGCGATCATCCGGAACGGGCACACCAGTACAGGCGATCTGGCGAGGCAGTTCCGGATCTCCCCTCCTGCTGTATCGCGTCATATAAAGAAGTTAATGGAGGATGGTCTTATTGTTCAGAAACGCGACGAAACCGACAGGCGTATTTATTACAACGCTGTGACGGCCAAAGCTGTAAAGCTGGTAAGCCAGGCTAAGAAGATGCGAAAAACGATGTCGTTGCAGATACAGCAGGTGCTATCGGAAAAAGATTGCAGGGAGTTTGTGAGGATTTGCAGGTTGATTACAGAGAAAATAGAGATAACCTAA